The following proteins come from a genomic window of Streptomyces sp. Sge12:
- a CDS encoding SDR family oxidoreductase → MTDAQGPSAPGLRCLVTGATGYIGGRLVPELIAAGHRVRCLARTPEKLRDHPWAGQAEIVRGDVTDAASLASALRDVDVAYYLVHALGTGRDFERTDRQAAQNFAEQARAAGVRRIVYLGGLTPPGVPDHDLSPHLRSRAEVGRILLGSGVPTTVLRAAVIIGSGSASFEMLRYLTERLPVMVTPSWVRTRIQPIAVRDVLRYLVGSAGMPATVSRAFDIGGPDVLTYLDMMRRYATVDGLPRRLILPVPVLTPRLSSHWVGLVTPVPRSIARPLAESLKYEVVCDEHDIATWVPDPPGAPLPFDTALAFALKKVRDAEVITRWSSASVPGAPSDPLPTDPDWAGGSLYSDVRERTVEASPQALWRVVEGIGGENGWYSFPLAWAVRGWLDRLVGGVGLRRGRRDAVHLRVGDSLDFWRVEEIERGRLLRLRAEMRLPGLAWLEMYAEGDEEGRTHYRQRALFHPRGLAGHLYWWSVSPFHAAVFGGMARNIARTAEADGERGPAASAAAARTE, encoded by the coding sequence ATGACGGACGCACAAGGACCCTCGGCCCCCGGCCTGCGCTGCCTGGTCACCGGAGCCACCGGCTACATCGGCGGCCGGCTCGTCCCGGAGCTCATCGCCGCGGGCCACCGGGTGCGCTGCCTCGCGCGCACCCCGGAGAAGCTGCGCGACCACCCCTGGGCCGGACAGGCGGAGATCGTCCGCGGCGACGTCACCGACGCCGCGTCGCTCGCCTCCGCCCTGCGGGACGTCGACGTCGCCTACTACCTCGTGCACGCCCTCGGCACCGGTCGCGACTTCGAGCGCACCGACCGGCAGGCCGCGCAGAACTTCGCCGAGCAGGCCCGCGCCGCGGGTGTCCGCCGCATCGTCTACCTGGGCGGACTGACCCCGCCCGGCGTCCCCGACCACGACCTCTCACCGCATCTGCGCTCCCGCGCCGAGGTCGGGCGCATCCTGCTGGGCTCCGGAGTCCCCACCACGGTGCTCCGCGCCGCCGTGATCATCGGATCCGGCTCGGCCTCCTTCGAGATGCTCCGCTACCTGACCGAGCGGCTGCCCGTGATGGTCACCCCGAGCTGGGTGCGCACCCGCATCCAGCCGATCGCCGTCCGCGATGTACTGCGCTACCTGGTCGGCAGCGCCGGTATGCCCGCCACCGTCAGCCGCGCCTTCGACATCGGCGGTCCCGACGTCCTCACGTACCTCGACATGATGCGCCGCTACGCCACCGTCGACGGACTGCCGCGGCGGCTCATCCTCCCCGTACCGGTCCTCACACCGAGGCTCTCCAGCCACTGGGTGGGGCTGGTCACGCCGGTGCCCCGGTCCATCGCCCGGCCCCTCGCCGAGTCCCTCAAGTACGAGGTCGTCTGCGACGAGCACGACATCGCCACCTGGGTGCCCGACCCGCCCGGCGCCCCCCTCCCCTTCGACACGGCCCTCGCCTTCGCCCTGAAGAAGGTCCGCGACGCCGAGGTCATCACCCGCTGGTCCTCGGCCTCCGTACCCGGCGCGCCGAGCGACCCGCTGCCCACCGACCCCGACTGGGCCGGCGGCAGCCTGTACTCCGACGTGCGCGAGCGGACCGTCGAAGCCTCGCCGCAGGCCCTGTGGCGGGTGGTGGAGGGCATCGGCGGCGAGAACGGCTGGTACTCCTTCCCGCTGGCCTGGGCCGTCCGCGGCTGGCTCGACCGGCTCGTCGGGGGCGTCGGGCTGCGCCGCGGCCGCCGCGACGCCGTACACCTGCGCGTCGGGGACTCCCTGGACTTCTGGCGGGTCGAGGAGATCGAACGCGGCCGGCTGCTCCGGCTCCGCGCCGAAATGCGGCTGCCCGGCCTCGCCTGGCTGGAGATGTACGCCGAGGGCGACGAGGAGGGCCGTACCCACTACCGGCAGCGGGCCCTCTTCCACCCGCGCGGCCTGGCCGGCCACCTCTACTGGTGGAGCGTCTCCCCGTTCCACGCCGCGGTCTTCGGCGGCATGGCCCGCAACATCGCGCGCACCGCGGAGGCGGACGGTGAACGCGGACCGGCTGCATCCGCCGCGGCCGCCCGCACCGAATGA
- a CDS encoding cryptochrome/photolyase family protein, translated as MNVSVVLFTSDLRVHDHPPLRAALGPGNETVPLFVRDPAVDRAGFAAPNRLAFLADCLAGLDSGLRERGGRLVVRSGDPVAEVCAVVREADAEEVHMAAGCSAFALHREHRLRSALEADGRRLYVHDGVVTALPAGAVTPSGSDHFAVFTPYFRRWSAERLREPLAPPQEVRVPGTIRSDPLPSRKAVASVSEGLATGGEQEGRQRLADWLEEYADGYEEGHDDLPGDATSRLSPYIHFGAVSAAEAVHRARSRGGAGAEAFVRQLCWRDFQYQLLAARPAAAVEDYRPRSDRWRRGKAAEADLLAWKEGRTGYPVVDAAMRQLAHEGWMPGRGRLLAASFLTKTLYIDWRAGARHFLDLLVDGDVANNQLNWQWVAGTGTDSRPNRVLNPVIQGRRYDPDGAYVRRWVPELAGLPGPSVHEPWKLTGLERAEYDYPDPLVGLPEGLARFRQARGKDAP; from the coding sequence ATGAACGTCTCGGTCGTCCTGTTCACCTCGGACCTCCGCGTCCACGACCATCCGCCGCTGCGCGCCGCGCTGGGACCGGGCAACGAGACGGTTCCGCTCTTCGTCCGGGACCCGGCGGTGGACCGCGCGGGCTTCGCGGCGCCCAACCGGCTCGCCTTCCTCGCGGACTGCCTGGCCGGTCTCGACTCCGGGCTGCGCGAGCGCGGCGGCCGGCTCGTGGTGCGCTCCGGCGACCCCGTCGCCGAGGTGTGCGCCGTCGTACGCGAGGCCGACGCCGAGGAGGTGCACATGGCGGCCGGGTGCAGCGCCTTCGCCCTGCACCGCGAGCACCGGCTGCGCAGCGCGCTGGAGGCCGACGGGCGGCGCCTGTACGTCCACGACGGCGTCGTCACCGCCCTGCCCGCCGGGGCCGTGACACCGAGCGGATCCGACCACTTCGCCGTCTTCACCCCGTACTTCAGACGCTGGTCGGCGGAGCGGCTGCGCGAGCCGCTGGCGCCGCCGCAGGAGGTTCGCGTGCCCGGCACGATCCGCTCCGACCCCCTGCCCTCCCGCAAGGCCGTGGCCTCCGTCTCCGAGGGCCTGGCCACCGGGGGCGAGCAGGAGGGCCGGCAACGGCTCGCGGACTGGCTGGAGGAGTACGCCGACGGGTACGAGGAGGGGCACGACGACCTCCCGGGCGACGCCACCTCACGGCTCTCCCCGTACATCCACTTCGGCGCGGTCTCGGCGGCCGAGGCGGTGCACCGGGCGCGGTCGCGGGGCGGAGCGGGGGCCGAGGCCTTCGTACGGCAGCTGTGCTGGCGCGACTTCCAGTACCAGCTCCTCGCCGCCCGCCCCGCCGCGGCGGTCGAGGACTACCGGCCCCGCTCCGACCGCTGGCGGCGCGGCAAGGCCGCCGAGGCGGACCTGCTGGCCTGGAAGGAGGGCCGCACCGGCTATCCAGTCGTGGACGCGGCCATGCGGCAACTCGCCCACGAGGGCTGGATGCCGGGCCGCGGCCGGCTGCTCGCCGCGTCCTTCCTGACCAAGACGCTGTACATCGACTGGCGCGCCGGCGCCCGCCACTTCCTCGACCTGCTGGTCGACGGCGATGTGGCCAACAACCAGCTCAACTGGCAGTGGGTGGCCGGGACCGGCACGGACAGCCGCCCCAACCGGGTGCTCAACCCGGTGATCCAGGGCAGGCGGTACGACCCCGACGGCGCGTACGTACGGCGCTGGGTGCCCGAACTCGCCGGGCTGCCGGGCCCCTCGGTCCACGAGCCGTGGAAGCTGACCGGCCTGGAGCGGGCCGAGTACGACTACCCGGACCCCCTGGTCGGCCTCCCGGAGGGACTGGCCCGCTTCCGGCAGGCCCGCGGCAAGGACGCCCCCTGA
- a CDS encoding MerR family transcriptional regulator — protein MDESAEQPAEQPAGAAHGVTTGAVARRLGVAPTTLRSWDRRYGIGPAAREDGRHRRWTPGDIAVLQEMCRLTSSGVPPAEAARAARAGSGPAAAAAPAEPGAPAVPVAPVAPVVPAAPARQPGSGNGLPFGHVRQECRGLGRAAVRLDSPTMDEMLGSLISEYGLVTTWEEVMVPTLHAVGRKWETSGDQYIEVEHLLSWHVSTALRRVSIAAPAGPRAAAPPILLACVPGEQHTLPLEALAAGLAELGLPARMFGAAVPPEALDQAVRRTGPSAVVLWAQARSTAHHALARHIADTAWGVKGARARSTVLLAGPGWAGPPPAPGMLRPGGLREALALLRGLCESVPSTPTAGRG, from the coding sequence ATGGACGAGTCAGCAGAGCAGCCCGCCGAGCAGCCCGCCGGGGCCGCGCACGGTGTCACCACGGGAGCCGTCGCGCGCCGGCTCGGGGTCGCCCCCACGACCCTGCGCTCCTGGGACCGGCGGTACGGGATCGGGCCGGCGGCCCGCGAGGACGGCCGGCACCGGCGGTGGACCCCCGGGGACATCGCCGTCCTCCAGGAGATGTGCCGGCTGACCTCGTCGGGGGTCCCGCCCGCGGAGGCGGCCCGCGCCGCCCGGGCCGGATCGGGGCCGGCCGCGGCCGCCGCGCCCGCCGAGCCGGGCGCACCCGCAGTGCCGGTCGCACCGGTCGCACCCGTCGTTCCCGCCGCGCCGGCCCGTCAGCCGGGGTCCGGCAACGGACTGCCGTTCGGCCACGTCCGCCAGGAGTGCCGGGGGCTGGGCCGGGCCGCCGTCCGCCTCGACTCGCCCACCATGGACGAGATGCTCGGCTCCCTGATCAGCGAGTACGGCCTGGTCACCACCTGGGAGGAGGTGATGGTGCCGACGCTGCACGCCGTGGGGCGCAAGTGGGAGACCTCGGGCGACCAGTACATCGAGGTGGAGCACCTGCTGTCCTGGCACGTCTCGACCGCGCTGCGCCGCGTGAGCATCGCCGCGCCGGCCGGACCCCGGGCGGCCGCTCCCCCGATCCTGCTCGCGTGCGTCCCGGGAGAGCAGCACACGCTCCCGCTGGAGGCGCTCGCCGCGGGGCTCGCCGAACTGGGCCTGCCCGCCCGGATGTTCGGGGCGGCCGTGCCGCCCGAGGCGCTCGACCAGGCCGTCCGCCGGACCGGCCCTTCGGCGGTCGTGCTGTGGGCCCAGGCCCGCTCCACCGCCCACCACGCGCTGGCCCGGCACATCGCGGACACCGCGTGGGGGGTCAAGGGGGCACGGGCCCGCAGCACGGTCCTGCTGGCGGGCCCCGGCTGGGCGGGACCTCCGCCCGCCCCGGGCATGCTGCGGCCCGGCGGCCTCCGGGAGGCCCTGGCCCTGCTGCGCGGGCTGTGCGAATCCGTTCCGTCCACGCCGACCGCCGGGCGGGGGTGA
- a CDS encoding sigma-70 family RNA polymerase sigma factor, translating into MTAQSVTARPLPAVGEQLLDREVAAGFVRGDERCLSAAYRRWGGLVHTLAARTLGDSREAEDVSQQVFLAAWVGRAGYRPERGSFPGWLVGITRRKIADALTARTRRLDLVAAAGAALPPAGEPVAGPETVLDRLLVTGELAKLPRAQREVLAMAFYADLTQAQIAERTGLPLGTVKSHARRGLHRMRHGLDGDRHPPEQDSHPRADRHRSTREMPGTGRAGQASARG; encoded by the coding sequence ATGACCGCACAGAGCGTCACCGCCCGGCCGTTGCCCGCGGTCGGGGAGCAGCTGCTCGACCGCGAGGTCGCCGCGGGTTTCGTGCGCGGCGACGAACGCTGCCTGAGCGCCGCGTACCGCCGCTGGGGAGGGCTCGTCCACACCCTGGCGGCCCGCACCCTCGGCGACTCCAGGGAGGCCGAGGACGTCAGCCAGCAGGTCTTCCTGGCGGCCTGGGTGGGCCGCGCCGGATACCGGCCGGAGCGCGGCTCCTTCCCCGGCTGGCTGGTCGGGATCACCCGCCGGAAGATCGCCGACGCGCTCACGGCCCGTACCCGGCGGCTCGACCTGGTCGCCGCGGCCGGCGCCGCCCTGCCGCCCGCCGGCGAGCCGGTGGCCGGCCCCGAAACCGTCCTGGACCGGCTGCTCGTCACCGGCGAGCTGGCGAAACTGCCCCGCGCACAACGGGAGGTACTGGCCATGGCCTTCTACGCGGACCTCACCCAGGCCCAGATCGCCGAGCGCACCGGCCTGCCGCTCGGCACCGTCAAGAGCCACGCGCGCCGCGGACTGCACCGGATGCGCCACGGCCTCGACGGCGACCGGCACCCGCCGGAACAAGATTCCCATCCGCGGGCCGACCGGCACCGAAGTACCCGTGAAATGCCCGGCACCGGCCGTGCCGGGCAGGCGAGCGCGAGGGGTTGA
- a CDS encoding NAD(P)/FAD-dependent oxidoreductase encodes MDRRRIAVVGGGVAGLTAAHVLQRAYDVVLYEADDRLGGHAHTHELPTGDAGTVHVDSGFIVHNERTYPHLLRLFGELGVTTQESEMSMSVRCDGCGLEYAGARGAAGLLGGGNVLRGRHLRMLAEVPRFHRAARRLLDGEDDGQTLGEFLDRHRFSPYFVGHFAIPLVAAVWSCAPDTALQYPARYLFRFLAHHGLLSVKGSPQWRTVTGGSANYVARAAKNLTSVRTGTPVRAVVRAPDHARVLTPDGDSTPYAAVVIAVHPDQALRLLADPTEDEVRILGAFTYSRNPTVLHRDTSLLPRSPHARASWNYWLPSCSARPESVQVSYDMNRLQRLPTAEPHIVTLNACGRVDPFDVIARMVYEHPVYTPRSVAAQQELPRLNTSVTAFAGAYHGWGFHEDGCASGVAAAEALGVRW; translated from the coding sequence GTGGACCGGCGGAGAATCGCTGTGGTGGGCGGGGGCGTGGCGGGACTGACGGCCGCCCATGTGCTGCAACGCGCGTACGACGTGGTGCTGTACGAGGCGGACGACCGCCTGGGCGGCCACGCCCACACCCATGAACTGCCCACCGGGGACGCGGGCACCGTCCACGTGGACAGCGGATTCATCGTGCACAACGAGCGCACCTACCCGCACCTGCTGCGGCTCTTCGGCGAACTCGGCGTCACCACCCAGGAATCCGAGATGAGCATGTCCGTGCGGTGCGACGGCTGCGGACTGGAGTACGCGGGCGCCCGCGGCGCGGCCGGCCTGCTCGGCGGCGGCAACGTGCTGCGCGGCCGCCACCTGCGCATGCTGGCCGAGGTGCCGCGCTTCCACCGCGCCGCCCGCCGGCTGCTGGACGGCGAGGACGACGGGCAGACCCTGGGGGAGTTCCTCGACCGGCACCGCTTCTCCCCGTACTTCGTCGGCCACTTCGCCATCCCGCTCGTCGCGGCCGTCTGGTCCTGCGCCCCGGACACGGCCCTCCAGTACCCCGCCCGCTACCTCTTCCGCTTCCTGGCCCACCACGGACTGCTGTCCGTCAAGGGATCCCCGCAGTGGCGCACCGTCACCGGCGGTTCGGCCAACTACGTGGCCAGGGCGGCCAAGAACCTCACCTCCGTCCGCACCGGGACCCCGGTCCGGGCCGTCGTGCGCGCCCCCGACCACGCGCGCGTGCTCACCCCCGACGGCGACTCGACCCCGTACGCGGCCGTGGTCATCGCCGTCCACCCGGACCAGGCGCTGCGGCTGCTCGCCGACCCGACCGAGGACGAGGTACGGATCCTCGGCGCGTTCACCTACTCCCGCAACCCCACCGTGCTGCACCGCGACACCTCGCTGCTGCCCCGCTCACCGCATGCGCGCGCCTCCTGGAACTACTGGCTCCCGTCCTGCTCGGCCCGGCCCGAGAGCGTCCAGGTCAGCTACGACATGAACCGGCTCCAGCGGCTCCCGACCGCCGAACCGCACATCGTCACCCTCAACGCCTGCGGCCGCGTCGACCCCTTCGACGTGATCGCCCGCATGGTCTACGAACACCCCGTCTACACCCCGCGTTCCGTCGCCGCGCAGCAGGAACTGCCCCGGCTGAACACGTCGGTGACCGCCTTCGCCGGCGCCTACCACGGCTGGGGCTTCCACGAGGACGGCTGCGCCTCCGGCGTCGCCGCCGCCGAGGCACTGGGGGTGCGGTGGTGA